In Duganella zoogloeoides, a single genomic region encodes these proteins:
- a CDS encoding Maf family protein: protein MTTKPADKKIYLASKSPRRRELLRQVGIDFELLLLRADGPRGADVTEEVLPGEAPLAYVARVALEKAVFAHNLLKRRHLTPRPVLTADTTVTIDGQILGKPANAQEAAAMLEQLSGRTHQVLTSIAVCSAGFQEQVTQVSEVRFGVLTPAAIAAYCASQEPYDKAGGYGIQGPAAQFIEHIAGSHSGIMGLPLYETAQLLRQAGLPLP, encoded by the coding sequence ATGACAACCAAGCCGGCTGATAAAAAGATTTATCTCGCTTCCAAGAGTCCGCGCCGGCGCGAGCTGCTGCGCCAGGTCGGTATCGACTTCGAACTGCTGCTGCTGCGCGCCGACGGCCCGCGCGGCGCCGACGTCACCGAGGAAGTGCTGCCCGGCGAGGCGCCGCTAGCTTACGTGGCGCGCGTGGCGCTGGAAAAGGCCGTGTTCGCGCACAACCTGCTCAAGCGCCGCCACCTCACGCCGCGCCCCGTGCTCACCGCCGACACCACCGTCACCATCGACGGCCAGATCCTCGGCAAGCCCGCCAACGCGCAGGAAGCTGCCGCCATGCTCGAACAGCTGTCGGGCCGTACCCACCAGGTACTGACCTCGATTGCCGTGTGCAGCGCCGGCTTCCAGGAGCAGGTCACGCAAGTATCCGAAGTGCGCTTCGGCGTGCTGACGCCGGCGGCGATTGCCGCCTACTGCGCCAGCCAGGAACCGTACGACAAGGCCGGCGGTTACGGCATCCAGGGCCCGGCCGCGCAGTTCATCGAACACATTGCCGGCAGCCACTCCGGCATCATGGGCCTGCCCCTGTACGAAACCGCGCAGCTGCTGCGCCAGGCGGGTTTGCCGCTGCCCTAG
- the rlmH gene encoding 23S rRNA (pseudouridine(1915)-N(3))-methyltransferase RlmH, translated as MQLIIAAVGHKMPAWIESGYAEYVKRMPPELKIVLKEIKPVERSGSKTAATAMALERERIEAALPKSVRIIALDERGKDLTSVGLSQQLETWQQDGRDTAFLIGGADGLDPALKARAEGLIRISSMTLPHGMVRVLLAEQLYRAWTITQNHPYHRV; from the coding sequence ATGCAGCTGATCATCGCTGCGGTCGGCCACAAGATGCCGGCCTGGATCGAAAGCGGCTACGCCGAATACGTCAAGCGCATGCCGCCCGAGCTGAAGATCGTGCTCAAGGAAATCAAGCCGGTCGAACGTTCGGGCAGCAAGACTGCCGCCACCGCGATGGCGCTCGAGCGTGAGCGCATCGAAGCGGCGTTGCCGAAATCGGTGCGCATCATCGCGCTGGACGAACGCGGCAAGGACCTCACCTCGGTGGGCCTGTCGCAGCAGCTCGAAACCTGGCAACAGGACGGCCGCGATACGGCCTTCCTGATCGGCGGCGCCGACGGCCTCGATCCTGCGCTCAAGGCGCGGGCCGAGGGCCTGATCCGCATCTCCAGCATGACCCTGCCGCACGGCATGGTGCGCGTGCTGCTGGCCGAGCAGCTGTACCGCGCCTGGACCATCACGCAAAACCATCCCTACCACCGGGTCTGA
- the rsfS gene encoding ribosome silencing factor, translating to MDIKKLQALVVDALEDVKAQDITVFDTTHLTSLFDRIAIASGTSNRQTKALAASVRDKVKAAGGDVYGMEGEDTGEWVLVDLGDMIVHIMQAPIRAYYRLEEIWGDKPVKLGAAKRKGTVEAEEAAPKKVSSHLAAGKKAVDASPVVEKKTPARKPAAAKATATGEKKAAKPAAVPAGKKIKVAQPKATVAAVKALKATPKPKAAKPKAEEAPAKTVIKRIKKPAAE from the coding sequence ATGGACATCAAAAAATTGCAAGCCCTCGTCGTTGACGCCCTCGAAGACGTCAAGGCACAAGACATCACGGTATTCGATACGACCCACCTGACCAGCCTGTTCGACCGCATCGCCATCGCCTCCGGTACCTCCAACCGCCAGACCAAGGCGCTGGCCGCTTCGGTGCGCGATAAAGTCAAAGCCGCCGGCGGCGACGTGTACGGCATGGAAGGCGAGGACACCGGTGAATGGGTGCTGGTCGACCTGGGCGACATGATCGTCCACATCATGCAGGCGCCAATCCGCGCCTACTACCGCCTGGAAGAAATCTGGGGCGACAAGCCGGTCAAACTGGGCGCTGCCAAGCGCAAGGGTACCGTGGAAGCTGAAGAAGCAGCACCGAAAAAAGTCAGCAGCCACCTGGCCGCCGGCAAAAAAGCGGTCGATGCATCGCCCGTGGTCGAGAAAAAGACCCCGGCGCGCAAGCCTGCCGCTGCCAAGGCTACCGCTACCGGCGAGAAGAAAGCCGCCAAGCCTGCCGCCGTCCCAGCCGGCAAGAAGATCAAGGTCGCCCAGCCAAAAGCGACCGTCGCCGCCGTGAAAGCGTTGAAAGCCACGCCGAAGCCGAAGGCCGCCAAGCCAAAAGCCGAAGAAGCGCCGGCCAAGACCGTCATCAAGCGCATCAAGAAACCGGCAGCGGAATAA
- a CDS encoding nicotinate-nucleotide adenylyltransferase yields MTGPHAQRIALLGGSYDPVHLGHVALGAHFAQLLQVDQLRVVPAGLPWQKSTLKATPAQRAEMVTLAFAKQPFPVVVDMQEIERAARGQPTYTIDTLRAVRAELGPQASITFLMGADQLQRLDTWHQWQALFDHAHICVAARPGFSIDGAGLPAAVAAAFSSRLGTPDNIRNTPHGLTYLAQDFAVDISATQIRAALQRGEQANSLIPPLVLDYIEQHNLYRS; encoded by the coding sequence GTGACCGGGCCGCACGCACAGCGGATCGCTCTGCTGGGCGGCAGCTACGATCCGGTTCACCTTGGCCATGTGGCGCTCGGCGCGCATTTCGCGCAGCTGCTGCAAGTGGATCAATTGCGCGTGGTGCCTGCCGGTTTGCCGTGGCAAAAATCCACGCTCAAGGCCACGCCCGCACAGCGCGCCGAGATGGTGACGCTGGCGTTTGCAAAACAACCGTTCCCGGTGGTGGTGGACATGCAGGAAATCGAGCGGGCCGCGCGCGGCCAGCCGACCTACACCATCGACACGCTGCGCGCAGTGCGCGCGGAACTGGGGCCGCAGGCCTCGATAACCTTTCTGATGGGAGCCGACCAGTTGCAGCGGCTCGACACCTGGCACCAATGGCAAGCGCTGTTCGACCACGCCCATATCTGCGTGGCCGCGCGACCAGGTTTTAGTATCGATGGCGCAGGGCTACCAGCCGCCGTCGCCGCGGCGTTTTCCAGTCGACTGGGAACGCCCGACAACATCCGCAACACGCCGCACGGTCTGACGTATCTGGCACAAGACTTCGCGGTGGATATTTCCGCCACTCAGATACGTGCGGCATTACAACGGGGGGAGCAGGCAAATTCGCTTATCCCGCCGCTAGTGCTAGACTATATTGAACAACATAATTTATACAGAAGCTAA
- the hemF gene encoding oxygen-dependent coproporphyrinogen oxidase — protein sequence MSAALAAAPDTAAVKAWLLDLQERIVCALEAVDGTPFLRDAWDRPEGGGGISRLVEEGNVIERGGVNFSHVMGSKLPPSASALRPHLGGQPWQAMGVSLVIHPRNPYAPTVHMNVRFFSTTTNEGEPVWWFGGGMDLTPYYGFVEDAKHFHQTCHDALAPFGADLHGRFKKWCDEYFYLKHRQEARGVGGIFFDDVNESGFEQCFAMERSVGDAFLAAYLPILERRKDSEYGERERDFQAYRRGRYVEFNLVFDRGTLFGLQSGGRTEAILMSMPPVVKWRYRWEPQDGTPEAALYTDFLPHRDWLAA from the coding sequence ATGTCCGCTGCACTCGCCGCCGCGCCCGACACCGCCGCCGTCAAGGCCTGGCTGCTCGACCTGCAAGAGCGCATCGTCTGCGCGCTCGAAGCGGTGGACGGCACGCCCTTCCTGCGCGACGCGTGGGACCGGCCGGAGGGCGGTGGCGGCATTTCGCGCCTGGTCGAAGAAGGCAATGTGATCGAGCGCGGCGGCGTCAATTTTTCGCACGTGATGGGGTCGAAACTGCCGCCATCGGCCAGCGCGCTGCGCCCGCACCTCGGCGGCCAGCCGTGGCAGGCGATGGGCGTGTCGCTGGTGATCCACCCGCGCAATCCGTATGCGCCCACGGTGCACATGAATGTGCGATTTTTCAGCACCACGACCAACGAAGGCGAGCCGGTCTGGTGGTTCGGCGGCGGCATGGATCTGACGCCGTATTACGGTTTCGTGGAAGATGCGAAGCACTTCCACCAGACCTGCCACGATGCGCTGGCGCCGTTCGGCGCCGACCTGCATGGGCGCTTCAAAAAATGGTGCGACGAGTATTTTTACCTGAAACACCGGCAGGAAGCGCGCGGCGTGGGCGGCATCTTCTTTGACGATGTCAACGAAAGCGGTTTCGAGCAATGCTTCGCCATGGAGCGCAGCGTGGGCGACGCCTTCCTGGCGGCCTACCTGCCGATCCTCGAGCGCCGCAAGGACAGCGAATACGGCGAGCGCGAACGCGACTTCCAGGCGTACCGGCGCGGCCGGTACGTGGAGTTCAACCTGGTGTTCGACCGTGGTACCCTGTTCGGCCTGCAGTCCGGCGGCCGCACCGAGGCGATCCTGATGTCGATGCCGCCGGTGGTGAAGTGGCGCTATCGCTGGGAGCCGCAGGACGGCACGCCCGAGGCGGCGCTGTATACCGACTTCCTGCCGCATCGCGACTGGCTGGCTGCGTGA
- the purD gene encoding phosphoribosylamine--glycine ligase produces MKILVVGSGGREHALAWKLAQSERIQMVYVAPGNGGTAHDSRMVNVNITDLHELANFVEKEHIGLTVVGPETPLAGGIVNLFRARGLKIFGPTKEAAQLESSKDFAKAFMQRHGIPTAKYQTFSDVAQAHAYIDANGAPIVIKADGLAAGKGVVVALSLEEAHRAVDDMLADNRFGDAGARIVIEEFLAGEEASFIVMCDGKNVLPLATSQDHKRLKDHDEGPNTGGMGAYSPAPIVTPAMHARVMREIINPTIAGMTRDGIVFTGFLYAGLMIDAEGNPRTLEFNCRMGDPETQPIMARLKTDLLSVMEHAVNGTLNQVELEWDRRTAVGVVLAAAGYPDAPLKGAVISAIPAETPESVTFHAGTAVGGETGNQLVVTGGRVLCSVGLGDSVKLAQRQAYDVVDQISFDGMQCRRDIGWRGLKH; encoded by the coding sequence ATGAAAATTTTGGTAGTCGGCTCCGGTGGCCGTGAGCACGCGCTGGCCTGGAAACTGGCGCAGTCCGAACGCATCCAGATGGTGTACGTCGCCCCCGGCAACGGTGGCACCGCGCACGACTCGCGCATGGTCAATGTCAACATCACCGACCTGCACGAGCTGGCGAACTTCGTCGAGAAAGAGCACATCGGCCTGACCGTCGTCGGCCCGGAAACCCCGCTGGCCGGCGGCATCGTCAACCTGTTCCGCGCCCGTGGCCTGAAGATCTTCGGACCCACCAAGGAAGCGGCGCAGCTCGAGTCGTCGAAAGACTTCGCCAAGGCGTTCATGCAGCGCCACGGCATTCCGACTGCCAAATACCAGACCTTCTCGGACGTGGCGCAAGCGCACGCCTATATCGACGCCAACGGCGCCCCGATCGTCATCAAGGCTGACGGCCTGGCTGCCGGCAAGGGCGTGGTCGTTGCCCTGTCGCTCGAAGAAGCGCACCGCGCGGTGGACGACATGCTGGCCGATAATCGCTTCGGCGACGCCGGCGCGCGCATCGTCATCGAAGAATTCCTCGCTGGCGAAGAAGCGAGCTTCATCGTCATGTGCGACGGTAAAAACGTGCTGCCGCTGGCCACCAGCCAGGACCACAAGCGCCTCAAGGATCACGACGAAGGCCCGAACACGGGCGGCATGGGCGCTTATTCGCCAGCGCCGATCGTCACGCCGGCCATGCATGCGCGCGTGATGCGCGAGATCATCAACCCGACCATCGCCGGCATGACCCGCGACGGCATCGTGTTCACCGGCTTCCTCTACGCCGGCCTGATGATCGACGCCGAAGGCAACCCGCGCACGCTGGAATTCAACTGCCGCATGGGCGACCCGGAAACCCAGCCGATCATGGCGCGCCTGAAAACCGACCTGCTCTCCGTGATGGAACACGCAGTCAACGGCACCCTGAACCAGGTCGAACTGGAATGGGACCGCCGCACTGCCGTGGGCGTGGTGCTCGCTGCTGCCGGCTACCCGGATGCGCCATTGAAAGGCGCTGTCATCAGCGCGATTCCGGCCGAAACGCCGGAATCGGTCACCTTCCACGCTGGCACTGCAGTCGGTGGCGAGACCGGCAACCAACTGGTGGTCACCGGTGGCCGCGTGCTGTGCTCCGTCGGCCTGGGTGACAGCGTCAAGCTGGCGCAGCGCCAGGCGTACGACGTGGTCGACCAGATCTCGTTCGACGGCATGCAGTGCCGCCGCGATATCGGCTGGCGCGGCCTGAAGCACTGA
- a CDS encoding YebC/PmpR family DNA-binding transcriptional regulator: MAGHSKWANIKHKKAATDAKRGKIWTRLIKEITVAARMGGGDIASNPRLRLAIDKAADANMPKDNVQRAITRGTGGEDGASYEEVRYEGYGIGGAAIIVDCMTDNRVRTVAEVRHAFNKNGGNMGTENSVSFMFKHCGQFLFAPGTSEDALMEAALEAGAEDVLTDDEGGIEVLCGPHDFAGVKDALEAAGFKAEVAEIIMKPATETVFTGDDALKMQKLLDALENLDDVQEVYSNALIED; the protein is encoded by the coding sequence ATGGCTGGACACAGCAAATGGGCCAACATCAAGCATAAAAAGGCTGCCACCGACGCAAAACGGGGCAAGATCTGGACGCGCCTGATCAAGGAAATCACCGTTGCCGCACGCATGGGCGGCGGCGACATCGCGTCCAACCCGCGCCTGCGCCTGGCCATCGACAAGGCGGCCGACGCCAATATGCCGAAAGATAACGTGCAACGCGCGATCACGCGCGGCACCGGCGGCGAGGACGGCGCCAGCTACGAGGAAGTACGCTACGAAGGCTACGGCATCGGCGGCGCGGCCATCATCGTGGACTGCATGACCGACAACCGCGTGCGCACCGTGGCTGAAGTACGCCACGCGTTCAACAAGAACGGCGGCAACATGGGTACCGAGAACTCGGTATCGTTCATGTTCAAGCACTGCGGCCAGTTCCTGTTCGCCCCGGGCACCAGCGAAGACGCACTGATGGAAGCGGCGCTGGAAGCCGGCGCCGAAGACGTGCTGACCGACGACGAAGGCGGTATCGAAGTGCTGTGCGGCCCGCACGACTTCGCCGGCGTGAAAGATGCGCTGGAGGCGGCCGGGTTCAAGGCCGAAGTGGCCGAAATCATCATGAAGCCTGCCACCGAGACGGTCTTTACCGGCGACGACGCGCTCAAGATGCAAAAGCTGCTCGACGCCCTGGAAAACCTGGACGACGTGCAGGAAGTGTATTCCAACGCACTGATTGAAGACTGA
- a CDS encoding alkaline phosphatase D family protein codes for MDRRRFLKWGGFITASVATGAGLAGCGGSDNTVVVGDTGAPLVTGAWKFPQSVASGDPRADSILLWTRAVPAAADNVAVAPADQDGAIRLLVTAGDNSAALGSNAVLAGSPVVDVHLPLLGQYDNTVRHKVTGLAPGAVYYYQFVAGDNRSNVGRFKTAPAATADVAQLQFVYMTCQDWSVNHWGAMTSIAAEPLDFIVHLGDYIYETVGDDFQLGAVESRHGALTLPDGVAKAGSNTAKYANTLADYRYLYKQYRTDPRLQALHERFAFIAVWDDHEFTDDAWQDAQTYDGSTNADGTDLHQSSRRRNANQAWFEFMPADVSFDAADSSFQNIRIYRDFQFGKLMQLVMTDQRLYRSDHIIPESSINPATGKPLGRIGSRYLVPQQTLAAVEAQKIAGATAAGQAPLSGVSILGNTQRQWWMDKMKAATSTWKLWGNEVSLLRMGMNGIDAIATLLALNALTAVAAQVGTTAGATGGNVALAGAIVAAAIAGATAGTAQNGAVAIMTAALSGGAAQAQAAAGVGAGLTAAQAGLAVAVYAAVTTAAAGGAVTAAQAGAAAQTIAFGYIKQDVQANGAASSFVAASGKQAALAPFFARFLLNCDQWDGYNGERKALMAHLKSNNIGNVVALTGDIHAFFAGTVNDDFDAAGGGTPVMVDLVSAGISSDSFFSYLRDAASALGDIGTLVSYPLAIPVPGVGTVSLNFNLLDYTMGKAAPTLAQLLDQLRVQLRGALAAKGVAEGVLEATVTAVMAGLQASSDFNTSLLALAQQLAALGNNGWIKHLNTDAQGYTLVTLTPGRLVAQFRQVNKLVGTSAPATLVARTTTATVTAGVAAVVVG; via the coding sequence ATGGACAGAAGGCGGTTTTTGAAGTGGGGCGGTTTTATTACGGCGTCGGTAGCGACCGGCGCCGGCCTGGCCGGCTGCGGCGGCAGCGATAACACCGTCGTGGTGGGCGACACCGGCGCGCCGCTGGTTACGGGCGCCTGGAAATTCCCGCAAAGCGTGGCCTCGGGCGACCCGCGCGCCGACAGCATCCTGCTGTGGACGCGCGCCGTGCCGGCTGCCGCCGACAATGTCGCCGTCGCGCCTGCGGACCAGGACGGCGCGATCCGCCTGCTGGTAACCGCTGGCGACAACAGCGCCGCACTGGGCTCGAACGCCGTGCTGGCGGGCTCCCCGGTGGTGGACGTGCACCTGCCTTTGCTCGGCCAGTACGACAACACGGTGCGCCACAAGGTGACGGGCCTGGCGCCGGGCGCCGTCTATTACTACCAGTTCGTCGCCGGCGACAACCGCTCCAACGTGGGCCGCTTCAAGACTGCGCCAGCCGCCACCGCCGACGTCGCGCAACTGCAGTTCGTCTATATGACCTGCCAGGACTGGAGCGTGAACCACTGGGGCGCGATGACGTCGATCGCCGCCGAGCCGCTCGACTTCATTGTCCACTTGGGCGACTACATCTACGAGACCGTGGGCGACGATTTCCAGCTGGGCGCCGTGGAAAGCCGCCACGGCGCGCTGACGCTGCCCGACGGCGTGGCCAAGGCGGGATCGAACACAGCCAAGTACGCCAACACCCTGGCCGACTACCGCTACCTGTATAAACAGTACCGCACCGACCCGCGTTTGCAGGCGCTGCACGAGCGGTTTGCCTTCATCGCCGTATGGGACGACCACGAATTCACCGACGACGCCTGGCAGGACGCGCAAACCTACGACGGCAGCACCAATGCCGACGGCACCGACCTGCACCAGTCCAGCCGCCGCCGCAACGCCAACCAGGCGTGGTTCGAGTTCATGCCGGCCGACGTGTCGTTCGACGCGGCCGACAGCTCGTTCCAGAACATCCGCATCTACCGCGATTTCCAGTTCGGCAAACTGATGCAGCTGGTGATGACCGACCAGCGCCTGTACCGCTCCGACCATATCATTCCCGAGTCCAGCATCAATCCCGCTACCGGCAAACCGCTGGGGCGCATCGGCTCGCGCTACCTGGTGCCGCAGCAGACGCTGGCCGCTGTCGAAGCGCAAAAAATCGCCGGCGCCACCGCCGCAGGACAGGCGCCGCTGTCCGGTGTCTCCATCCTTGGCAACACCCAGCGCCAGTGGTGGATGGACAAGATGAAGGCCGCCACCAGCACCTGGAAGTTGTGGGGCAATGAAGTGTCGCTGCTGCGCATGGGGATGAACGGCATTGATGCGATTGCCACGCTGCTGGCCCTGAACGCCTTAACTGCCGTGGCCGCGCAGGTGGGTACCACGGCAGGCGCCACTGGCGGCAACGTGGCGCTGGCCGGCGCGATCGTCGCTGCAGCCATTGCCGGTGCGACTGCCGGAACCGCTCAAAATGGCGCGGTCGCCATCATGACGGCGGCCCTGTCCGGTGGTGCGGCGCAAGCGCAAGCGGCAGCGGGCGTTGGCGCTGGCTTGACCGCCGCCCAGGCAGGGCTGGCGGTGGCGGTATATGCGGCGGTGACCACGGCCGCCGCTGGCGGCGCTGTTACTGCTGCGCAGGCCGGCGCAGCGGCGCAGACCATCGCGTTCGGCTACATCAAGCAGGATGTGCAGGCCAATGGCGCCGCCTCGAGTTTCGTTGCCGCGTCGGGCAAGCAGGCGGCGCTGGCGCCGTTCTTCGCGCGCTTCCTGCTCAACTGCGACCAGTGGGACGGCTACAACGGCGAGCGCAAGGCGTTGATGGCCCACCTGAAGTCCAACAACATCGGCAACGTGGTGGCGCTCACCGGCGACATCCACGCCTTCTTTGCCGGCACCGTGAACGACGACTTCGACGCTGCCGGCGGCGGCACGCCGGTGATGGTCGATCTGGTTTCGGCCGGCATCAGCTCCGATTCGTTCTTCAGCTACCTGCGCGATGCAGCATCCGCGCTCGGCGACATCGGCACGCTGGTGTCGTACCCGCTGGCCATTCCCGTGCCGGGCGTGGGCACGGTGAGCCTGAACTTCAACCTGCTCGACTACACCATGGGCAAGGCCGCACCCACGCTGGCGCAACTGCTCGATCAATTGCGGGTGCAGCTGCGCGGCGCGCTGGCCGCGAAAGGCGTGGCGGAAGGCGTGCTGGAAGCGACCGTGACGGCGGTAATGGCCGGCCTGCAGGCCAGCAGCGACTTCAATACCAGCCTGCTGGCGCTGGCGCAGCAACTGGCGGCGCTCGGCAATAACGGCTGGATCAAGCACCTGAACACCGATGCGCAAGGCTACACGCTGGTCACGCTCACGCCGGGCCGACTGGTGGCGCAGTTCCGCCAGGTGAACAAGCTGGTGGGCACCAGTGCGCCGGCCACGCTGGTGGCGCGCACGACGACTGCCACCGTGACGGCGGGCGTGGCGGCAGTGGTCGTCGGCTAG
- a CDS encoding methylglyoxal synthase, with the protein MKTRIALIAHDKKKDDMILLAGQYRAYLATCDLVATGTTGGRLANELGLAVDRKHSGPFGGDLQIGSMLVQGEIDCVIFLRDPMTPQPHEPDINALVRACDVHNTPCATNVSSAHLVLSQLQLRAATA; encoded by the coding sequence ATGAAAACCCGTATTGCCCTGATTGCGCACGACAAGAAAAAAGATGACATGATCCTGCTGGCCGGCCAGTACCGCGCGTACCTCGCTACCTGCGACCTGGTGGCGACTGGCACCACCGGCGGGCGCCTGGCCAACGAGCTGGGACTGGCCGTGGACCGCAAGCATTCGGGCCCGTTCGGCGGCGACCTGCAAATCGGTTCGATGCTGGTGCAGGGCGAGATCGACTGCGTGATCTTCCTGCGCGATCCGATGACGCCGCAGCCGCACGAGCCGGACATCAACGCCCTGGTGCGCGCCTGCGACGTCCACAACACACCGTGCGCCACCAACGTCTCGTCGGCGCACCTGGTGCTGTCCCAATTGCAGCTGCGCGCTGCGACCGCGTAA
- a CDS encoding quinone oxidoreductase family protein — MTKAIRISRHGGPEVMELVDVDLPAPAPGEAQVRHEAIGLNFIDVYHRTGLYPQPLPAGLGMEGAGVVEAVGEGVTEVKVGDRVAYAGGPIGAYAQARNMPASRLLVLPENVAFDTAAAMMLQGLTVQYLLHRTVALKAGDTIVFHAAAGGVGLIACQWAKVLGVTLIGTVGSSEKAALALEHGAAHVINYNTENFTERVREITGGKGVRAVYDSIGKDTFIASLDCLAPLGTMVSFGNASGPVESFALAELAKRGSLYVTRPSMAAYLATREELEAAARSLFGVVTSGEVKVDVRQRYALADVAQAHRDLEGRKTTGSTILLP, encoded by the coding sequence ATGACCAAGGCAATTCGTATTTCCCGCCACGGCGGCCCCGAAGTCATGGAACTGGTGGACGTGGACCTGCCGGCGCCGGCCCCCGGCGAGGCGCAAGTGCGCCACGAGGCCATCGGCCTCAATTTCATCGACGTCTATCACCGCACCGGCCTGTACCCGCAACCGCTGCCGGCCGGCCTGGGCATGGAAGGCGCCGGCGTGGTCGAGGCGGTGGGCGAGGGCGTGACCGAAGTGAAGGTGGGCGACCGCGTGGCCTATGCCGGCGGCCCGATCGGCGCGTACGCGCAGGCGCGCAATATGCCGGCGTCCAGGCTGCTGGTGCTGCCCGAGAACGTGGCGTTCGACACCGCTGCCGCCATGATGCTGCAAGGCCTCACGGTGCAGTACCTGTTGCACCGCACGGTCGCGCTCAAGGCCGGCGACACCATCGTGTTCCATGCCGCTGCCGGCGGCGTGGGCCTGATCGCCTGCCAGTGGGCCAAGGTGCTGGGCGTCACTTTGATCGGTACGGTGGGATCAAGCGAAAAAGCGGCGCTGGCCCTTGAACATGGCGCCGCCCACGTCATCAACTACAACACCGAGAATTTCACGGAACGGGTGCGCGAGATCACCGGCGGCAAGGGCGTGCGCGCCGTGTACGACTCGATCGGCAAGGACACCTTCATCGCCTCGCTCGACTGCCTGGCGCCGCTGGGCACCATGGTCAGCTTCGGCAACGCATCGGGCCCGGTGGAGTCGTTCGCGCTGGCCGAACTGGCCAAGCGCGGCTCGCTTTACGTGACGCGGCCGTCGATGGCGGCGTATCTCGCCACGCGTGAAGAACTGGAAGCGGCGGCGCGCTCGCTGTTCGGCGTGGTGACCAGCGGCGAAGTAAAAGTGGACGTGCGCCAGCGCTACGCCCTGGCCGACGTGGCCCAGGCTCACCGCGACCTGGAAGGGCGCAAGACCACGGGCTCGACCATCCTGCTGCCATGA
- a CDS encoding DUF6328 family protein — translation MSRQIFDENEGRHRQEDDDEDDGDFSDMLSEMRILLPGAQMLTAFLIILPFNGGFARIVHSEKLLFLATFVLSLTSLVLLSAPAVQHRMMRPLKDRARFKRVATKLMVSGSLTLAIALVLGTDLVISEVFGAKVGIITSGLVALLILVVWWWMPRYLKKHAGV, via the coding sequence ATGAGCCGCCAAATCTTCGACGAAAACGAAGGGCGCCATCGCCAGGAGGATGACGACGAGGACGACGGCGATTTTTCGGACATGCTCAGCGAAATGCGCATCCTGCTGCCGGGTGCGCAGATGCTGACGGCCTTCCTGATCATCCTGCCGTTCAACGGCGGCTTTGCGCGCATCGTCCATAGCGAAAAGCTGCTGTTCCTGGCCACCTTCGTGCTGTCGCTCACCAGCCTGGTGTTATTGAGCGCGCCGGCGGTGCAGCACCGCATGATGCGGCCCTTGAAGGACCGGGCCCGCTTCAAGCGCGTGGCCACCAAGCTGATGGTCAGCGGTTCGCTCACGCTGGCCATTGCGCTGGTGCTGGGTACCGATTTGGTGATCTCGGAGGTGTTTGGCGCCAAGGTGGGCATCATTACTTCCGGCCTGGTGGCGTTGTTGATACTGGTGGTCTGGTGGTGGATGCCGAGGTACCTGAAAAAGCATGCCGGCGTGTAG
- a CDS encoding CsbD family protein, with protein MNKDQIEGKLKNIGGKIQEGVGDLIDSPEQEAKGLAKQGEGKVQEKVGDLKEAAKIATK; from the coding sequence ATGAACAAAGACCAAATCGAAGGCAAACTGAAAAACATCGGCGGCAAAATTCAAGAAGGCGTTGGCGACCTGATCGACAGCCCTGAGCAGGAAGCCAAAGGCCTGGCCAAGCAAGGCGAAGGCAAAGTCCAGGAAAAAGTGGGCGACCTGAAAGAAGCCGCTAAAATCGCTACCAAGTAA